Proteins encoded together in one Nitrospiraceae bacterium window:
- the uvrC gene encoding excinuclease ABC subunit UvrC: MLKAKTTAVPQKPGVYLFKDSKKNVLYVGKAKNLRNRLRSYFQKTSGIDMRKSAMVKSAKDFSYLITNNELEALVLEATLIKQHKPKFNVVLRDDKNYPYLKLTINEAWPGLEVVRKIKKDGARYFGPYVPAGNMWEALNFIRKNFQIRPCRYSLDKPMRPCIQYQMKRCPAPCNGLISKKDYICIVNEVKFFLMGKKRELLAELGEKMKRLSDELRYEEAAKIRDSIGNLEKIWESQKVAAPELGDIDIMGFYKEENEAVFQVFFIRNGVLIGSKNFHLKGIGNISEKELLHKFIEQFYTNEIIPPDEIIANTKPEGAVILSSWLSEIRSKKQDKKQKKIKMTMPKKGKKLELLRMAEENAKITFKNKVRIDFEDSIAKLKETLGLKKSPKSIGALDVSTISGSESVGAFIYWAEGEFKKDMYRHLKIKNVEGMNDFAMMKEISERTIKNLKHKLPSLMVIDGGIGQLQSARKAFDEAGIKNTELVSIAKNPDRLFTLKSEKPVDLRDNSALSLLLKKIRDEAHRFAVSFHRKLRDKRLMESPLEKIKGIGRKRRLELLKHFGSIEDIRKAGIDDIAGIKGFNNGIAEKLLGELRAKK, encoded by the coding sequence ATGCTTAAGGCAAAAACAACTGCTGTTCCTCAAAAACCCGGAGTCTATCTTTTTAAGGACTCGAAGAAGAATGTGCTTTATGTAGGCAAGGCAAAAAATCTTCGCAACCGCTTGAGGAGCTATTTCCAGAAAACATCCGGCATTGACATGAGAAAATCCGCAATGGTCAAGTCTGCCAAAGACTTTTCATATCTGATAACGAATAATGAGCTTGAAGCGCTTGTTCTTGAGGCAACCCTGATAAAACAGCACAAGCCAAAATTCAATGTGGTATTGAGAGATGACAAGAATTACCCTTACCTTAAACTCACAATAAATGAGGCATGGCCGGGATTAGAGGTTGTAAGAAAAATAAAGAAAGACGGCGCTCGTTACTTTGGGCCTTATGTGCCTGCAGGAAATATGTGGGAAGCTCTGAATTTCATAAGAAAAAATTTTCAGATAAGACCATGCAGATATTCATTGGATAAGCCGATGCGTCCATGCATTCAGTATCAGATGAAGAGATGTCCTGCTCCATGCAATGGTCTCATCAGCAAAAAAGACTACATTTGCATTGTGAATGAAGTTAAGTTTTTTCTTATGGGAAAGAAAAGAGAACTCCTTGCTGAACTTGGGGAAAAGATGAAAAGACTTTCTGATGAATTGAGATACGAAGAAGCAGCTAAGATAAGAGACAGTATAGGCAATCTCGAAAAAATATGGGAATCACAGAAAGTTGCTGCTCCGGAACTAGGCGATATTGATATTATGGGTTTTTACAAAGAGGAGAACGAAGCAGTTTTCCAAGTTTTTTTTATACGGAACGGCGTTCTAATTGGTTCAAAAAATTTTCATCTTAAAGGCATTGGGAATATCTCAGAGAAGGAATTACTGCACAAATTCATCGAGCAATTTTATACGAATGAGATTATACCGCCTGATGAGATTATCGCAAATACAAAACCTGAGGGAGCTGTAATACTTTCATCATGGCTTTCAGAAATCCGCTCTAAGAAACAAGACAAAAAACAAAAGAAGATAAAGATGACAATGCCCAAGAAAGGCAAAAAGCTAGAACTCCTGAGAATGGCTGAGGAAAACGCAAAAATAACATTCAAGAACAAAGTTCGAATTGATTTTGAGGATTCGATTGCAAAGCTAAAGGAAACGCTTGGATTAAAAAAATCGCCTAAAAGTATTGGGGCTCTTGATGTATCAACAATTTCAGGAAGCGAGTCAGTAGGCGCATTTATATATTGGGCTGAAGGTGAATTCAAAAAAGACATGTACAGACATCTGAAGATAAAAAATGTTGAAGGCATGAATGATTTTGCGATGATGAAGGAGATTTCAGAAAGGACAATTAAAAATCTTAAGCATAAACTGCCATCATTAATGGTTATTGACGGTGGCATCGGACAGCTTCAGTCAGCAAGAAAAGCCTTTGATGAAGCCGGGATAAAAAATACAGAACTTGTTTCAATAGCAAAAAATCCTGACAGGCTGTTCACTCTAAAATCGGAAAAACCAGTTGATCTTAGAGACAACAGCGCATTATCCCTGCTTCTTAAAAAAATCCGCGATGAGGCGCACCGGTTTGCCGTCAGTTTCCATAGAAAATTAAGGGATAAAAGATTAATGGAATCACCGCTTGAGAAGATTAAAGGGATAGGCAGAAAAAGAAGACTGGAACTTTTAAAACATTTTGGTAGTATAGAAGATATAAGAAAGGCCGGCATTGATGATATTGCAGGTATAAAAGGTTTTAACAATGGCATTGCAGAAAAACTTCTTGGTGAGTTGAGGGCAAAAAAATGA
- a CDS encoding carbohydrate kinase family protein: MTRKDLKMKSRHYSNKEKRYSSKKNKTTKQFSSERTIYISGSIAYDKIMDFPGRFSDHILPDKIHILNVCFTVNGMIEKFGGTAGNIAYSLSLLGERPMILATIGKDYKNYFEWLKKNKIPATGIKIIREELTSAAYITTDKADNQITGFNPGSMKYPSKYRFKGVHPEHSIAILAPGNLDDMMQYAKVYKKKGIPYICDPGQSLTGWEKNNLIEWLDGSAMLITNDYELEMIMGKTCFDKKGLLNLTKIIVTTLGEKGSVITRDGVEEYIPAAKTSSVVDPTGAGDAYRAGILKGIVMGKDIITAAKMGAVAATYAIENYGTQEHKYTYRNFISKYNNNFGELK, encoded by the coding sequence GTGACAAGAAAAGACTTGAAGATGAAATCAAGGCATTACAGCAATAAAGAAAAGCGATATAGTTCAAAAAAAAATAAAACAACGAAACAATTCTCAAGCGAGAGAACTATCTACATTTCTGGGTCAATTGCTTATGACAAGATTATGGATTTCCCCGGAAGATTCTCAGACCATATCCTTCCTGACAAGATACACATTCTAAATGTCTGCTTTACAGTAAACGGAATGATAGAAAAATTCGGAGGGACTGCCGGAAATATCGCATATTCCCTCAGTCTTCTTGGCGAAAGGCCTATGATACTTGCAACAATAGGAAAGGATTATAAGAATTATTTTGAGTGGCTCAAAAAAAATAAAATCCCGGCAACAGGTATTAAGATAATAAGGGAGGAATTAACATCAGCCGCTTATATCACAACTGACAAGGCTGATAACCAGATTACTGGATTTAATCCAGGTTCTATGAAATATCCATCAAAATACAGGTTCAAAGGTGTGCATCCTGAACATTCCATCGCAATACTTGCGCCTGGCAATCTTGACGATATGATGCAGTATGCGAAGGTGTATAAAAAGAAGGGCATTCCATATATCTGTGATCCAGGGCAGTCTCTCACCGGATGGGAAAAGAATAATCTGATAGAATGGCTTGACGGTTCAGCAATGCTCATAACAAATGATTATGAGCTTGAGATGATAATGGGAAAGACCTGCTTTGATAAAAAAGGTTTGTTGAATCTCACAAAGATAATAGTCACAACTCTTGGAGAAAAAGGCTCTGTTATAACGCGGGATGGGGTTGAAGAATACATCCCAGCAGCCAAAACAAGCAGTGTTGTTGATCCTACAGGCGCAGGGGATGCTTACAGGGCAGGGATTTTAAAAGGGATTGTAATGGGCAAAGATATAATAACTGCTGCAAAGATGGGAGCAGTAGCAGCAACATATGCAATAGAAAATTACGGCACTCAGGAACATAAATATACTTATAGGAATTTTATCTCGAAGTATAACAATAATTTCGGAGAGCTAAAATAA
- a CDS encoding inorganic phosphate transporter gives MHDSFTLLICVIVLATIFDFINGFHDTANAIATSVSTRVLSPKTAVIMAGILNIVGALTGTAVAKTVGSGIVEAMSITQITVISALLSAIIWDLITWYFSLPTSSSHAIISSLVGAAIATAGTGVILTKGILKVLIGLIISPIFGIVFGFFLMLFLMWLFQKAALAAVSSLFGKLQIMSAAYMAFSHGSNDAQKTMGIITMSLVSYYNLADFHVPFWVIMLCATVMGFGTVAGGWRIIKTLGVRLVHLKPIDGFAAETSAATIIEVASRIGLPLSTTHVISSTIMGVGASKRLSAVRWGVGGNIIMAWVLTLPACGVIAWLICKLLTMIL, from the coding sequence ATGCATGATTCTTTCACCCTCCTTATCTGCGTAATAGTCCTCGCTACAATCTTCGATTTCATTAATGGTTTTCATGACACAGCAAATGCAATAGCAACATCAGTATCAACGCGCGTGCTTTCTCCAAAGACAGCTGTAATAATGGCTGGGATACTGAATATTGTCGGCGCGCTGACAGGCACCGCAGTTGCCAAGACCGTTGGTTCGGGGATTGTAGAGGCAATGTCTATTACTCAGATAACAGTTATCTCAGCGCTGCTGTCAGCAATTATATGGGATTTAATCACATGGTATTTTAGTCTCCCGACTTCTTCAAGCCATGCAATAATTTCCAGCCTTGTAGGCGCAGCAATAGCCACTGCAGGGACAGGGGTTATCCTGACAAAAGGTATTTTAAAGGTTTTGATTGGCTTGATTATCTCTCCAATATTCGGAATAGTATTTGGGTTTTTTCTCATGCTTTTTCTCATGTGGCTTTTCCAGAAGGCAGCTCTCGCTGCAGTAAGTTCTTTATTTGGCAAACTTCAGATAATGTCCGCTGCGTATATGGCATTCAGCCATGGAAGCAATGATGCTCAAAAAACAATGGGTATTATTACAATGTCGCTTGTAAGTTACTACAATCTTGCTGATTTTCATGTTCCGTTCTGGGTAATTATGCTTTGTGCAACAGTGATGGGATTTGGAACAGTGGCAGGCGGATGGAGGATTATAAAAACTCTGGGTGTTCGGCTTGTGCATCTAAAGCCTATTGACGGGTTTGCTGCAGAGACATCAGCTGCAACAATAATAGAGGTTGCTTCACGAATCGGACTGCCTCTTTCCACAACTCATGTAATCTCATCTACAATAATGGGTGTGGGGGCATCAAAGAGATTGTCAGCAGTTCGCTGGGGAGTAGGCGGTAATATTATAATGGCATGGGTACTGACTCTTCCTGCATGCGGCGTTATTGCATGGTTAATCTGCAAGCTGCTTACAATGATTCTTTAA
- a CDS encoding cation:proton antiporter: MTSIELQISLVLLFALIGYLLASRINQSAIVGIIIIGIIIGPSVFSFVDYTDAVKMLAHLGAIILLFAIGLEFKIKEIYKLKYLFIALAGVIFPWIAGYILGYMFGYGFKEAMFIGIALTATSIAITAGVLKEMNKLNTSVAKAIIGAAVVDDALGLIALSVAVQFVKGEDFAFIKIFIISVEAIAFLIAGILAAPYLKKLFLRLDKMKFSKEHTHFLFIAAIMFCFFCASIAQIIGLSAIVGAFLAGAVLEGIKFKNSKDLKEGAEYLHVIFGAIFFISLGILTNMKELTFNMLPFFLTLLLIAVLTKVFGCGAAAWIAGFKKHESLFIGFGMSPRGEVAMIVALIGLTSNIINQDIYVSIVLMSVITTIITPFVIRQIKRDA, translated from the coding sequence ATGACAAGCATTGAATTGCAGATAAGCCTTGTTTTGCTTTTTGCGCTCATAGGTTATCTTCTTGCATCAAGGATCAACCAGTCTGCAATCGTTGGAATTATAATCATCGGGATAATAATAGGACCGAGCGTATTTTCTTTTGTTGATTATACTGATGCTGTAAAGATGCTTGCCCACCTCGGAGCAATAATCCTTCTTTTTGCAATAGGTCTGGAATTTAAAATAAAAGAGATATATAAATTAAAATATCTTTTTATAGCCTTGGCAGGAGTAATATTCCCCTGGATTGCAGGCTATATTCTAGGATATATGTTCGGCTATGGATTCAAAGAGGCAATGTTTATTGGAATTGCGCTCACAGCCACGAGCATAGCAATAACAGCAGGCGTATTAAAGGAAATGAATAAACTGAATACCTCTGTTGCAAAAGCGATAATCGGCGCAGCAGTTGTTGATGATGCACTTGGACTTATTGCCTTGTCAGTAGCTGTCCAGTTTGTAAAAGGAGAAGATTTTGCATTTATAAAGATATTTATTATATCGGTCGAAGCGATAGCTTTTCTTATTGCAGGGATCCTCGCCGCGCCCTATTTAAAAAAATTATTTTTAAGACTTGATAAGATGAAATTTTCAAAAGAGCATACCCATTTTCTTTTCATTGCTGCAATAATGTTCTGCTTTTTCTGCGCATCCATTGCTCAGATAATAGGACTCTCAGCAATTGTAGGAGCTTTTTTGGCGGGCGCTGTGCTTGAAGGAATAAAATTCAAAAACAGCAAAGATCTTAAAGAAGGAGCAGAATATCTACATGTCATATTCGGTGCAATATTTTTTATAAGCCTTGGCATACTCACAAATATGAAAGAGCTTACATTCAATATGCTCCCATTCTTTCTGACACTGCTCTTAATTGCAGTTCTAACAAAAGTCTTTGGATGCGGAGCTGCAGCATGGATCGCAGGATTCAAAAAGCATGAGTCGCTTTTTATAGGTTTTGGAATGTCTCCAAGGGGAGAAGTTGCAATGATAGTAGCATTGATAGGACTTACTTCTAACATAATCAATCAGGATATTTATGTATCAATAGTGCTTATGTCTGTAATAACCACAATAATTACGCCTTTTGTAATAAGACAGATCAAGCGGGATGCTTAA
- a CDS encoding methylated-DNA--[protein]-cysteine S-methyltransferase, which produces MNIKTSGKAELFYDVFESPLGELFLMFSGPRLSGISFKKPNARRGAVPEQFKKELNDYFAGRIRDFRQSVVFLKGTDFEKQVWNILKKIPYGETRTYKWIAEQIGKPKANRAVGRALGKNPIPIVYPCHRIIESDGSIGGFSSGVDIKRRLLELEYYNFIG; this is translated from the coding sequence ATGAATATAAAGACGTCTGGAAAGGCAGAACTTTTTTATGATGTTTTTGAAAGTCCTCTGGGGGAGCTTTTTCTGATGTTTTCAGGTCCAAGACTTTCAGGAATATCATTCAAAAAACCGAACGCAAGAAGAGGCGCTGTTCCGGAACAATTTAAAAAAGAGCTTAATGATTATTTTGCAGGCAGGATAAGAGATTTCAGACAAAGCGTGGTGTTTCTTAAAGGAACTGATTTTGAAAAACAGGTCTGGAATATTTTAAAGAAAATTCCATACGGTGAAACCAGAACATACAAATGGATTGCAGAACAGATAGGCAAGCCCAAGGCTAATAGGGCGGTTGGAAGGGCATTGGGCAAAAATCCCATTCCAATAGTTTATCCTTGCCATAGGATCATAGAGTCTGACGGCTCAATAGGCGGTTTCTCATCAGGAGTCGATATCAAGAGAAGACTGCTCGAACTAGAATACTACAATTTTATCGGTTGA
- a CDS encoding NADH-quinone oxidoreductase subunit B family protein, giving the protein MIKEILKNLLTKKSAIPFPEDFKGNNEMLEIISSKKKIETGFKRSIKIRQVDSGSCNACEWECTALSNPIYDIQRFGIDFTASPRHADILLVTGPVSRQMELALRKTYLAMPEPKLVVACGDCAIDGGIYKGSYAVTNGAANVIPVDCCIKGCPPSPSDIIQALKKLLDALADNKAQIK; this is encoded by the coding sequence ATGATCAAAGAAATCTTGAAAAATTTATTAACTAAAAAATCTGCCATCCCATTCCCTGAAGATTTTAAAGGTAATAATGAAATGCTCGAGATAATCTCTTCCAAAAAGAAAATAGAAACTGGTTTTAAAAGATCGATTAAGATTAGACAGGTTGACTCAGGCTCTTGCAATGCATGCGAATGGGAGTGCACTGCTCTCTCAAATCCGATTTACGACATACAGCGGTTTGGAATAGATTTTACTGCGTCTCCTCGTCATGCCGATATCCTGCTTGTTACAGGTCCAGTCTCCAGGCAGATGGAGCTTGCGCTTAGGAAAACATATCTTGCGATGCCGGAACCCAAACTGGTTGTCGCGTGCGGAGACTGCGCTATTGACGGAGGAATTTACAAAGGCAGCTATGCTGTAACAAACGGCGCTGCTAATGTGATACCTGTAGACTGCTGCATAAAAGGTTGTCCTCCATCCCCTTCAGACATAATACAGGCATTGAAAAAACTGCTCGATGCGCTGGCTGACAACAAGGCTCAGATAAAATAG
- a CDS encoding NADH-quinone oxidoreductase subunit C, with amino-acid sequence MDKILAKAKRTKEYLNEYYIEIKKNDFKEVCSYLSHDKNAILRMMFGTDEREIDGTFKIYSVFTIYGNERFFIIYFSLTEEDNAFPSITHDIPAAHWYEREIKDMLGLIPDGHPDTRSLVFHDAFPKDSYPLRKDWNISDADLEEWGKGIAKKRPYNFMEVKGEGIYEIPVGPVHAGIIEPGHFRFSAVGETIFFLESRLFYTHKGTEKHFEKLGFTEGVKLAERISGTSSYSYSCAYCMAVERMTGAEITEKAKAVRTLLIELERLYNHIGDIGNMCAGTGLQVGYAKGAAIKESLMQLNERLTGSRYLRGVNIIGGVNKDILLCKDDIFSTLSMAIKKYKELMKLLLGTVSHVERLENTGRLSKEIAQKLGVTGVAARASGIEDDLRKTHPHLLYERLAFEEHVMSKGDVLARMMIRAEEAECSISIISSLLENKYKGDPAVQPNNIPGYSSALGFAETPHGSLFFWIKADKNGRPLRVKFRSPSFCNWPAVPFAVHGNIVPDFPLCNKSFNLSYSGCDM; translated from the coding sequence ATGGATAAGATTCTGGCAAAGGCGAAAAGAACAAAAGAATATCTGAATGAATATTACATAGAGATCAAGAAAAACGATTTCAAGGAAGTGTGTTCGTATCTTTCCCACGACAAGAACGCAATATTAAGGATGATGTTTGGAACTGATGAAAGAGAGATAGACGGAACATTTAAAATTTATTCTGTATTCACAATTTATGGAAACGAAAGATTTTTTATAATTTATTTTTCTTTAACCGAAGAAGATAACGCGTTCCCCTCAATAACACATGATATACCTGCTGCTCACTGGTATGAACGCGAGATAAAAGACATGTTAGGTTTGATTCCAGACGGACATCCTGACACGCGAAGTCTTGTTTTTCATGATGCGTTCCCAAAAGATTCTTATCCTTTGAGAAAAGACTGGAATATTTCTGATGCTGACCTTGAGGAATGGGGAAAGGGAATTGCTAAGAAAAGACCATATAATTTTATGGAGGTAAAAGGCGAGGGGATATATGAAATACCTGTCGGTCCTGTACATGCAGGAATAATAGAACCCGGACATTTCAGATTCAGCGCAGTAGGCGAGACAATATTTTTTCTTGAATCTAGATTGTTTTATACGCATAAAGGAACAGAAAAGCATTTTGAGAAATTGGGATTTACAGAAGGAGTAAAACTGGCAGAAAGAATATCAGGAACATCGTCATATTCCTACTCATGCGCTTATTGCATGGCAGTCGAGAGAATGACAGGAGCCGAAATAACAGAAAAGGCAAAGGCAGTAAGAACGCTGCTGATTGAATTGGAAAGACTGTATAACCATATCGGCGATATAGGAAATATGTGCGCAGGAACAGGACTTCAAGTCGGTTATGCCAAAGGAGCGGCTATAAAAGAAAGTCTTATGCAGCTTAATGAGAGGCTTACAGGAAGCAGGTATTTAAGAGGCGTAAATATAATAGGCGGGGTTAATAAGGATATTCTTTTGTGCAAAGATGATATTTTTTCTACTCTGAGTATGGCAATAAAAAAATACAAAGAGTTGATGAAATTACTGCTTGGAACAGTCTCACATGTAGAAAGATTAGAAAATACAGGCAGGCTTTCAAAAGAAATCGCGCAAAAATTAGGAGTAACAGGAGTTGCGGCAAGGGCATCTGGGATAGAAGATGATTTGAGGAAAACTCATCCGCATCTGCTTTACGAAAGGCTTGCTTTTGAAGAACATGTAATGTCAAAAGGCGATGTGCTGGCAAGAATGATGATAAGGGCTGAAGAGGCTGAGTGCTCGATATCAATTATCAGTTCGCTTCTTGAGAATAAATACAAGGGTGATCCGGCTGTTCAACCAAATAACATCCCCGGATATTCATCTGCTCTTGGTTTTGCAGAAACGCCGCATGGGTCGTTGTTTTTCTGGATAAAGGCGGATAAGAACGGAAGACCGTTGAGAGTTAAATTCAGGTCCCCGTCATTCTGCAACTGGCCTGCGGTTCCCTTTGCAGTGCATGGAAATATTGTGCCTGATTTCCCATTGTGCAATAAGAGCTTTAATCTATCTTATTCAGGATGTGACATGTAA
- a CDS encoding hydrogenase 4 subunit F has product MAMIIILFMPIITATVCYLLKNHRLVGYANLAGASALAVFAIPTILSFVSNPGTALNGMLYMDALSVYIMVLVILLGLASSAYSIGYLEHEFDMKLMDVKGIRRYYLLLHIFIFTMLLVTVANNLALMWIAIEATTIVSAILIGLGFTKRQLAIEAAWKYIMLCTVGITFALLGIFIIYYASTAVNGTKGELNWTALKEIAGRLNPATMKLAFIFVLVGYGTKAGLAPMHNWLPDAHSQAPSPISALLSGILLNTAFYGIIRVIAIVEPSTGAIFTGNLLIIFGLISIGISAVFILVQENYKRLLAYSSIEHMGIVSLGVGIGGVLGFYGALLHILNHAISKPLMFFASGRIQACYGSTKIENVNGVLSSKPLLGMLTFAGVLSLAGSPPLNIFISEFTILKAGVDKGLWAAVGLFLFFAVIVFYGMMSGFGKILFKGKNNIPPKEEGCEHRKFPMSWLNNGVMIVMALLILMLGVSIPEFLDKTIRACISVIGVR; this is encoded by the coding sequence ATGGCGATGATAATTATACTTTTTATGCCGATTATCACAGCCACGGTCTGCTATTTATTAAAAAATCACAGGCTTGTAGGATATGCAAATCTTGCGGGAGCGTCAGCGCTTGCTGTATTCGCAATCCCAACAATCCTTTCTTTTGTTTCCAACCCCGGCACTGCTTTAAACGGTATGCTTTATATGGATGCGCTTTCAGTCTATATAATGGTTCTTGTAATTCTTTTAGGGCTTGCCTCTTCGGCATATTCGATTGGATATCTTGAACATGAATTTGATATGAAACTTATGGATGTGAAAGGCATAAGAAGATATTATCTGCTTCTGCATATTTTCATATTCACAATGCTGCTTGTAACAGTTGCAAACAATCTTGCGCTGATGTGGATTGCCATCGAGGCAACCACTATTGTATCTGCAATCCTTATCGGACTTGGTTTTACAAAGAGACAGCTTGCGATAGAAGCTGCATGGAAATACATAATGCTCTGCACAGTCGGAATAACATTTGCGCTGCTTGGCATTTTCATAATTTATTATGCTTCGACTGCAGTAAACGGCACTAAAGGAGAATTGAACTGGACAGCTCTTAAAGAAATAGCAGGCAGGCTTAACCCTGCGACAATGAAACTGGCATTTATTTTTGTTCTTGTAGGATATGGGACAAAGGCAGGACTTGCTCCAATGCATAATTGGCTTCCTGATGCGCATAGCCAGGCGCCAAGCCCTATAAGCGCACTGCTTTCGGGAATTCTGCTTAACACGGCATTCTATGGGATTATCAGGGTAATCGCAATTGTCGAACCATCTACAGGAGCGATATTCACCGGAAATCTCCTTATTATTTTTGGCCTTATATCAATCGGGATATCTGCGGTATTTATTCTTGTGCAGGAAAATTATAAGAGGCTTCTGGCATACAGCAGCATAGAGCATATGGGAATTGTATCTCTTGGTGTTGGAATAGGCGGAGTTCTGGGTTTTTATGGCGCTCTCTTGCACATACTGAATCATGCGATATCAAAACCGCTGATGTTTTTTGCCTCAGGAAGGATTCAGGCTTGTTATGGTTCAACAAAAATAGAAAATGTAAATGGAGTGTTGTCTTCAAAGCCTTTGCTTGGAATGCTTACTTTTGCGGGTGTGCTGTCTCTTGCAGGCTCGCCTCCCTTAAACATATTTATAAGCGAATTCACGATACTCAAGGCTGGTGTTGACAAAGGATTATGGGCCGCAGTAGGTTTGTTCCTTTTCTTTGCTGTGATTGTTTTTTACGGAATGATGTCAGGATTCGGAAAGATACTTTTTAAAGGCAAAAATAATATTCCTCCTAAAGAAGAAGGCTGCGAACATCGAAAATTCCCCATGTCATGGCTTAATAACGGTGTTATGATCGTAATGGCATTGCTGATTCTGATGCTCGGAGTTTCAATACCGGAATTTCTGGATAAAACCATCAGGGCATGTATTAGTGTTATTGGAGTGAGATGA
- a CDS encoding DUF47 family protein, translating into MRLFPKTIDFFEIFDQAASNLTKGATLLVKLMEDFTDIEAKAKAIYEVEQEGDIIIHDIMRKLNKTFITPIDREDLYTLASRLDDVIDLIWAAADKIFVFKLRETTPEAISMSKDLLMITEVMHKAIQKLKEKNYTYVQEYCIEINRLENRIDRDFRDALGKLFDEIKDPVLIIKWKEIYEHLEDASDRCEDVANILEAIVIKHA; encoded by the coding sequence ATGAGACTTTTTCCAAAAACCATAGACTTTTTCGAGATATTTGATCAGGCTGCATCCAACCTGACAAAAGGGGCAACCCTTCTGGTCAAACTCATGGAAGATTTTACGGATATCGAGGCTAAGGCTAAGGCGATATATGAGGTTGAGCAGGAAGGCGATATAATAATCCATGACATAATGAGGAAGCTCAATAAAACATTTATCACTCCTATTGACAGAGAGGACCTCTATACCCTTGCATCCAGGCTTGACGATGTTATTGATCTTATCTGGGCTGCTGCTGATAAAATCTTTGTTTTTAAACTTAGAGAAACAACTCCTGAAGCAATCTCTATGTCAAAAGATCTGCTGATGATAACTGAGGTTATGCACAAAGCAATACAAAAGCTTAAAGAAAAGAATTATACTTATGTACAGGAATACTGCATAGAGATAAACAGGCTTGAAAACAGAATTGACAGAGACTTCAGGGATGCGCTTGGAAAATTATTCGATGAAATAAAAGACCCGGTTCTGATAATAAAATGGAAAGAGATATATGAACATCTTGAAGATGCCTCAGACAGATGTGAAGACGTTGCAAATATTCTTGAGGCAATTGTTATAAAGCATGCATGA
- a CDS encoding NADH-quinone oxidoreductase subunit H, protein MEFMQFLIIILFSPLVNGTIKKFKAGMQGRVGPSIVQPYYDLLKLFKKDMVISNVTSWIFKVAPYVVFASSVTAVMLVPVVTAESSFFMMGDVIALIYILALGRFFMALAGLDAGTAFGGEGSSREMTVTILVEAMMMLSIFTAAISAGSTNIARIAASDYISYSPAHVLALAAFIVAIIAETGRIPVDNPDTHLELTMIHEGMILEYSGRYLAIIEWAQYIKQMLLFTIAIDVFLPFGISMSNQPLHIIISCGIYFVKILFITFLMAFAESTRAKLRFFQLPSLLGGAFVLALLSLLTYTIMGK, encoded by the coding sequence ATGGAATTTATGCAATTTTTAATAATAATTTTGTTTTCTCCCTTGGTTAACGGGACAATAAAGAAATTTAAGGCTGGAATGCAGGGCAGAGTCGGTCCAAGCATTGTTCAGCCTTATTATGATCTTTTAAAGCTTTTCAAAAAAGATATGGTCATATCAAATGTAACATCCTGGATTTTTAAGGTTGCGCCTTACGTTGTTTTCGCTTCATCTGTTACTGCAGTAATGTTAGTGCCTGTTGTAACCGCCGAGTCATCATTTTTTATGATGGGTGATGTTATAGCCTTGATTTATATCCTTGCGCTTGGAAGGTTCTTTATGGCTTTAGCAGGCCTTGATGCAGGCACTGCATTTGGAGGCGAAGGAAGCAGCAGAGAGATGACAGTTACAATACTTGTTGAAGCGATGATGATGCTAAGCATATTCACCGCGGCCATTTCAGCAGGTTCTACAAATATTGCAAGGATCGCTGCATCAGATTATATTTCATATTCTCCGGCACATGTCCTTGCGCTTGCAGCATTCATTGTTGCGATCATTGCTGAAACTGGACGCATTCCTGTAGACAATCCTGACACTCATCTTGAGCTTACGATGATACATGAAGGAATGATTCTTGAATATTCAGGCAGATATCTTGCAATTATTGAATGGGCGCAATATATAAAACAGATGTTATTGTTCACGATTGCCATCGATGTGTTTTTACCTTTTGGAATCTCCATGAGCAATCAACCTTTACATATTATAATTTCATGCGGAATATATTTTGTGAAGATCCTTTTTATTACTTTTCTAATGGCGTTTGCAGAATCGACCAGGGCAAAGTTAAGATTTTTTCAACTGCCGTCGCTTCTTGGCGGAGCCTTTGTGCTTGCATTGCTGTCACTTTTGACTTATACAATCATGGGGAAATAA